In one window of Epinephelus fuscoguttatus linkage group LG20, E.fuscoguttatus.final_Chr_v1 DNA:
- the LOC125881169 gene encoding cytohesin-1-like isoform X2, with the protein MVLKSEDGVVPDDLSPEERQELESIRRRKHELLQDIQRLKDEIAEVTSEIENLGLTEERKSMQRNKQMAMGRKKFNMDPKKGIRFLIDSSLLKNTSDDIAQFLYKGEGLNKTAIGDYLGERDDFNIEVLHAFLELHEFTDLNLVQALRQFLWSFRLPGEAQKIDRMMEAFAQRYCRCNPGVFQNTDTCYVLSFAVIMLNTSLHNPNVKDKPSVQRFTAMNRGINDGGDLPEELLRNLYDSIKNEPFKIPEDDGNDLTHTFFNPDREGWLLKLGGRVKTWKRRWFILTDNCLYYFEYTTDKEPRGIIPLENLSIREVDDSKKPNCFELFISDSKDQVIKACKTEADGRVVEGNHTFYRISAPTAEEKDEWINSIKAAISKDPFYEMLAARKKKVSSLKGL; encoded by the exons TGCCTGATGACCTCAGTccagaggagagacaggagctGGAGAGCATCCGCCGCAGAAAACACGAGTTACTGCAGGACATACAA AGGCTGAAGGATGAGATAGCAGAGGTGACCAGTGAGATTGAAAACCTGGGCCTGACTGAAGAGAG GAAAAGCATGCAGAGGAATAAACAGATGGCCATGGGCCGGAAGAAATTTAACATGGACCCCAAGAAG GGGATTCGCTTCTTGATTGACAGCTCCCTGCTGAAAAACACTAGTGATGACATCGCCCAGTTTCTCTACAAGGGTGAGGGGCTTAATAAGACGGCTATCGGCGATTACCTAGGAGAGAG AGATGACTTCAACATTGAGGTTCTGCACGCCTTCCTGGAGTTACATGAATTCACAGACTTGAACCTGGTTCAGGCTCTCAGGCAGTTCCTGTGGAGCTTCAGGCTGCCCGGCGAGGCTCAGAAGATCGACCGCATGATGGAGGCGTTCGCCCAGCGATACTGTCGCTGTAACCCCGGAGTGTTTCAGAACACAG ATACCTGTTACGTGTTGTCGTTTGCTGTAATCATGTTGAACACGAGTCTACACAACCCTAACGTGAAGGACAAACCCTCTGTTCAGAGATTCACAGCGATGAACAGAGGCATCAACGATGGGGGAGACCTGCCAGAGGAGCTACTCAGG aACTTGTATGACAGCATCAAAAATGAGCCCTTTAAGATCCCAGAGGATGATGGGAatgacctcacacacacctTCTTCAACCCCGACAGAGAAGGCTGGCTGCTGAAACTCG GTGGACGTGTCAAGACCTGGAAGAGACGCTGGTTCATTCTCACAGATAACTGCCTCTACTACTTTGAATACACAACT GATAAAGAACCTAGAGGAATTATTCCACTGGAAAATCTGAGTATCAGAGAAGTCGATGACTCCAAGAAGCCG AACTGCTTCGAGCTCTTCATCTCAGACAGCAAAGATCAGGTGATCAAAGCCTGCAAGACGGAAGCAGACGGACGTGTCGTTGAGGGAAACCACACTTTTTACAGAATCTCTGCCCCGACCGCAGAGGAGAAGGATGAATGGATCAACAGCATTAA AGCTGCCATCAGCAAAGACCCGTTCTACGAGATGCTGGCAGCTCGGAAGAAGAAGGTCTCATCTCTGAAGGGGCTGTAG
- the LOC125881169 gene encoding cytohesin-1-like isoform X1, producing MGTVSELCASSFQAFLCPTVRPGAPVAATVPDDLSPEERQELESIRRRKHELLQDIQRLKDEIAEVTSEIENLGLTEERKSMQRNKQMAMGRKKFNMDPKKGIRFLIDSSLLKNTSDDIAQFLYKGEGLNKTAIGDYLGERDDFNIEVLHAFLELHEFTDLNLVQALRQFLWSFRLPGEAQKIDRMMEAFAQRYCRCNPGVFQNTDTCYVLSFAVIMLNTSLHNPNVKDKPSVQRFTAMNRGINDGGDLPEELLRNLYDSIKNEPFKIPEDDGNDLTHTFFNPDREGWLLKLGGRVKTWKRRWFILTDNCLYYFEYTTDKEPRGIIPLENLSIREVDDSKKPNCFELFISDSKDQVIKACKTEADGRVVEGNHTFYRISAPTAEEKDEWINSIKAAISKDPFYEMLAARKKKVSSLKGL from the exons TGCCTGATGACCTCAGTccagaggagagacaggagctGGAGAGCATCCGCCGCAGAAAACACGAGTTACTGCAGGACATACAA AGGCTGAAGGATGAGATAGCAGAGGTGACCAGTGAGATTGAAAACCTGGGCCTGACTGAAGAGAG GAAAAGCATGCAGAGGAATAAACAGATGGCCATGGGCCGGAAGAAATTTAACATGGACCCCAAGAAG GGGATTCGCTTCTTGATTGACAGCTCCCTGCTGAAAAACACTAGTGATGACATCGCCCAGTTTCTCTACAAGGGTGAGGGGCTTAATAAGACGGCTATCGGCGATTACCTAGGAGAGAG AGATGACTTCAACATTGAGGTTCTGCACGCCTTCCTGGAGTTACATGAATTCACAGACTTGAACCTGGTTCAGGCTCTCAGGCAGTTCCTGTGGAGCTTCAGGCTGCCCGGCGAGGCTCAGAAGATCGACCGCATGATGGAGGCGTTCGCCCAGCGATACTGTCGCTGTAACCCCGGAGTGTTTCAGAACACAG ATACCTGTTACGTGTTGTCGTTTGCTGTAATCATGTTGAACACGAGTCTACACAACCCTAACGTGAAGGACAAACCCTCTGTTCAGAGATTCACAGCGATGAACAGAGGCATCAACGATGGGGGAGACCTGCCAGAGGAGCTACTCAGG aACTTGTATGACAGCATCAAAAATGAGCCCTTTAAGATCCCAGAGGATGATGGGAatgacctcacacacacctTCTTCAACCCCGACAGAGAAGGCTGGCTGCTGAAACTCG GTGGACGTGTCAAGACCTGGAAGAGACGCTGGTTCATTCTCACAGATAACTGCCTCTACTACTTTGAATACACAACT GATAAAGAACCTAGAGGAATTATTCCACTGGAAAATCTGAGTATCAGAGAAGTCGATGACTCCAAGAAGCCG AACTGCTTCGAGCTCTTCATCTCAGACAGCAAAGATCAGGTGATCAAAGCCTGCAAGACGGAAGCAGACGGACGTGTCGTTGAGGGAAACCACACTTTTTACAGAATCTCTGCCCCGACCGCAGAGGAGAAGGATGAATGGATCAACAGCATTAA AGCTGCCATCAGCAAAGACCCGTTCTACGAGATGCTGGCAGCTCGGAAGAAGAAGGTCTCATCTCTGAAGGGGCTGTAG